ACCCTAAAAAAATTCTTGAAGTGActgttgctaacaaaataatcagTCCATGAATTTTCCATACCATGCCATCCATTCACTAATTAGGTCTACAATTCAAGTTTCAGTAAAATTgcacttttatttaaaacatgctacctggtactacactaagttaCAGCTTTGCAAGCCTCTGGCACTTCCTGGGTGACACCTTCAGTGCTTATTTCCAACAGGCTGCTTCCCCTAATGCAAGATGCTTTGAACCAAAATacatgacccaggaagtgtaagtgtaacagatttcctggaagaCAAAGTAAACTGACTGAGAACGTTACCTAGTATAGTACTACcatatgtcatgttttaaaatgaaatgataaaatgtgtttctttccaaactgcacatttgagcccTGTATAGTGAATGTAAGTATTTGAATGAAACGGCCCTGCTTGTGTCCTCACTCTGTCTCGGGTGCGGTCCAGCTGCTCCCTCTGCTCTCCCAGCTCCTCGATGATGTCCGTGCCGATCTGGTCGGTCTCGGCTGCTATCCGATGTGAGCGCTCTATACTCTGCGTGGCTCGGCTCAGGGACTCTGTGCCCTGGAGGATCAGGGCTCTCTGGGACTGCAGCTGTGTCTGAAACACAAACAAGAGTGCGGTTTAGGAAGGGGGATCACAGTCCTGCAGCACACAAAATCATTCCAGTATGTACTTCCATCCCTTCACAGATTTCACATTGTCCATTAAAGATGCAAACATCATGGTAAATGTGCATTTATTCTTTTGTATATACttaagggctattcacactatagTGTTTATTCGCAGCATTTTCTACGCTCAACGTTTCGCTTCTATATTTGTATTCAGACTTGCGTgtcaaatatcacaggcaagatgggggaacgtccgattatagcagtgcagaacatcttgttctttatgataagcagcacaagaaatatctcGATAAAGAATACAAACTTATGGAAAAATAAATTATGGAAAAATATgaggaaaacagaaaataagcacTATTGCTATATTCAAATAAAGACACTGTTTTGACTACAGGTTTTCATTAAATGTCCAGGTGTAGCTTCTAGAAAGTGCATGCCATGAGATACCAAGGCCCATTAGTAAATATAGactaaactacaaaacaaaatcatgtatCTGATTATATCCAGCAGCATACACAGGCAAGTGGTATTGTATTTACAGCTAATTAAACTGTCTAAAACGGTTTTATGTCAATCATATATGTtagtatatatgtattttttccccccaataaTGTAAAACACTATCTGTGTTGTCTGACGTTACATCTGCATTGACAATATCATCTACCTGCgtttaatgtattgtttattaaaactaatacaaggttgtcctggaagaaaacttgcttccttctgctctgacaatgttccccaactctgaggattggtttttccagcaggacaatgctccatgccacacagccaggtcaatcaaggtgtggatggaggaccaccagatcaagaccctgtcatggccagcccaatctccagacctgaaccccattgaaaacctctggaatgtgatcaagaggaagatagatggtcacaagccatcaaacaaagccgagctgcttgaatttttgcgccaggagtggcataaagtcacccaacatcaatgtgaaagactggtggagagcatgccaagacgcatgaaagctgtgcttgaaaatcagggttattccaccaaatatttgatttctgaactcttcctaagttaaaacattagtattgtgttgtttaaaaatgaatatgaacttattttctttgcattattcaaggtctgacaacactgcatcttttttgttattttgaccagttgtcattttctgcaaataaatgctctaaatgacaatatttttatttggaatttgggagaaatgttgtcagtagtttatagaataaaacaaaaattttcattttacccaaacacatacctataaatagtaaaaccagagaaactgataattttgcagtggtctcttaattttttccagagctgtatatagtaaactcgacagtacttgcacacttcactggtaccttctttcctttgctgtctttctcaacaaaatccttatggtcacaggcacgttcttctggggtttttgttgtgtgttttaaattccacgagcgtgTAAAATACAatcgaactgtaatatagctttaaatctcacgagcaagaacaaccctccatttctaattgtaatctcgttttaaatctcgcaagcgtttttacaatcctccaataaaaatataggaatgtgctgccactcagtagttggggcgggtttaaagtattcagatcgAATCAATgagagatacaagtcaggaaggaggggcaTTGCCCAACTGTACTGggaaaggtatttttatttttgtttgtagattattctatttatttttttcatggggaaaggggtgaagtcaacgtgaactgagtcaccatttccagtgtttttccggtgctTATTAGACATACacagatttcatttattttttgtatcaggATGTTTTATCTGAACCCCTATATACACTGTACTGCTTCATTAAAATATGGAAACCTTTATTGGGTGCCATATCTGTACCAACTAATTACATTACAAAATGATTTGCGTCAAATATTTTGTATCAGATAGAAGATTAtctatactgtttaattatttgtaattgacTATACATTATATCTAGACGATCATATAGGGTTTTGTATGACACAAGCTCACATCCACTCCACGAGTGGTCACAGTGGCCAGGAAACCCATTCATGACACTTACAAAGAACCATATACTAGATTTTTTATAATATGTACTTAGAGAACAATGAAACACTACAGCTAATTACAATATGCCAGCTCTGATCTAGAGTGCagtaataaaatcagtgtgtatCTTACAGCACCTTACTCTGTAttataaacagtatatatatagttaaataagaataattagaCAGCATAGATGGTCTTCCATATGATAGAAAGTATTTTCAGATAGCTGTACCAAAAGGCTCTACTATGGATTATATTTATGTAACTACAATAAACATAACGAAAAGGTCCCAATTCTATTGCAAGTTAACGCTAGCACTGTTGttttatccataactattaaaccctCAGTattgctgaatttagaaatactaaaagtgtGATTGGTCTAGACTAGTGGTTTCTCCTGGAAGTCTTGTTGTTGAGCTGTAGTTTCTTTGGCAATGCTGCTCGCCCGTCCCTTACACTGTGCTCGTTCTCGGCAGTGTAGGCTCCATACTTGGACTCCCCCCGAGCCCCGAACCCCAGGCCCAGGTCAGTGCTCTTCATATCCCTCTGCAGCTTGCCCAGGTCCCTCCTGTATATGCGCATCGTAGTGGACATCGGGTTACGGAAGGAGGATGGGGCCAAGAGCAACTCTTCATCCATTCCTTTGAGCTGAGGAAAAGAAACAGCCTGTCAGTGACCCTGAGGAGCACCTGATATTAATCACATAGGCAGCTGATTTCATTCACAGCAACTCCTCAtgggatttaaaaaacaacattttattagaGAGTAAAAATTGTTGACATAGCATGTCCGAAAGCATTCTGGACATTCTTGGGGGCTCGGCCTTGCCGAAATTTTGGTTGACCAGTCCGACTGCCAACCCCCAAGGTTGAGGAGGTACGCTCAATAGTACTGCACAGAGAGGTAGGGCTACATTTacctggcttgaatactattgttacCTGCCGCTGATTGAAGATTGGCAAGAATGAGGGAGTTACGCCTTGGCGCTCAACTCAAAACTTCATTTAGAAATGCCtgaatatgtttaaaaacaaacaaacatataactGGTATGTGGAGGTGGCAGCTTGTTTCTTGTAAACAGGATGACTATAGTGGAAAGATAGCTCAATGCTGCCACCGTGTGTGAAGTGCTGGGATTGCAACATGATTCACTGGGTATGGATGGAATAAAGAGCAGGAATGCCCTGGCCCTTGAGGAGCGGAATTGTACACCCCTGCTCTCCCCCGATTTATTTTGTTATGCAAGTGGTAAGGGGGTGTGCTGTGTGGAGGTTTAACTGTTTACCAGAAACTCACATGCACCTAAAAACTGTTACCAGACAATACCCATAATCAGACATCTTCAAATCTCAGTGAAAATTCAAAAAAGCTGCATGGCTTAGCCCGTTTCCTAAAACAGTGGAAAATGTAATCATAAATATGTTAACGTGAAAGTCACTTTACAGCAGGCCTGCTAATTAAACATGCTATATCTATGAATTTCAATGTATCTGATTTTGATGCGTTTGCAGCTTGTAGGTCATATTGCAGGTATTTCCAGTCTGCTAAAGCCCTCTTCTAACTGAGCGCTGATTGGCAACCCTACAGAGCTCTCTCACTGACACTTTGTTGCTTTTATACAAAACATCAGTAAAAAGGTCAAATCAAAATCCACCAGAATATTTGCTTTTAAGTAAAATCTGTGTACAACAGGAATCTTTTTTTAAGATACAAAAGGTCCAATTCAGTTCCACTTAATAGCATTCCCCAAAAATAGCATTGTCACTTACCACTTCCTCTGCTTCTCCGCTTTTTTCATCAAACTCTCTGACGACTCTCTTCTTTTCCTCTGCAAAATAAAAGACAAGTCACATCAAAATGAACAGAAAGCTTAAACTAAGTTCTTCTCTGCCAAGCAATGATGTCACTGCAGTGTGATGTCATTTCATTCTAAACACCTTGGTGCAGTGACATCACTGTTTGGTATGACCACATGTACATAAAGAGGATATGCAATGCAATGTAGATCTAAAACACTAGGAACCctaaaaaaaatgatgtgctaacaggggcagcagtgtggagtagtggttagggctctggactcttgaccggagggtcgtgggttcaatcccaggtgggggacattgttgctgtacccttgagcaaggtactttacctagattgctccagtaaaaacccaactgtataaatgggtaatgtatgtaaaaataatgtgatatcttgtaacgaatgttatagaaatgttacagaaaatagaactgactcgacataatgtactggcattttgttctcCTATAACCTTGCATGCCttgctaaagataaggaaccgcaagatgcctacactgcagctgcggctttgagaaaaaaggatgagccagatgtgtctttttgcacgtatacccaaacctcccatcctttttatctgcttgcttagttttatgccaagtatgcatagttataagttttctcttatatgctaatacctggGGTCATGAAACTGGGTTTATATCACCTTATGCCTTACATTGCACTGCCCTGTACTCACCTTTATCAAGAGAttatgaatttgagagagagtGGTTAGCACAACCTCCATCTAACAAAACAATTATGTGCAGCGCCTTGTATATAGGTTTACGCTTTTGTGTTGCAGCCATTAAACTAAATAGCgatcagtttttattttaccacaCAACTGACTCTGTGCCACATATAAGCATAGCAAAAACCGATGATGTAGAGTGGAAAGATACTGGCGTCTGGCTTAAGTCTGTGTTGCAGGTGACTGACTGGCAAAGTGAAGACGGGTTCAAATTCTCCCCCAGTGCTCGCGCTGTTTGCGCTCCTTTCTTTTGGGTCATGCCTGTCCAACGGGGAATCCATGGGGCAGAGAACCGAGATGCGCCCCCTGAGGAAGCACTGGGAGGCACGTTTTCACCCTTGCTGATCGGCCTCCCCGATTCTCTATGGGCAAAAGATAAGTATGATATTGGCCTTATGAAAggggcagagcccctaacagtcaCACCAAAAAGCACACACCGGCCTAGCCGTGCCCAGTATCCTCTCAGCAAGGAAGCACAGGAAGGCATTGCTCCTGTGCATGCATCTTTGGTCTCTAGAGGAGCTATCGTGCCCTGCCCAGACTCGCCTTGCAACACCCCGATTCTCCCGGTCCGCAAAGCCTCGGGAGAATGGCGATTTGTCCAGACCTCAGGTTAGTAAATGACGCGATACATGCAAGGGCCCCTATTGTGCCAAACCCAGTTACTGTTTTGTCAGCTGTTCCCCCTGGTGGAAGCAaactcatacagtatgtggatgaTTTGCTTTTGTGTTCTGAAACTCAGCACGCATGCGAAACTGATGCAAGAGCTCTTTTAGAGTACCTAGCTTGTAATGGCCatcaggtataaaaaaaaaaaaaaagctgcagctcgTGTCACCATCTGTAAAATACTTGGGACACGATATCACACCGGAAGGCAGGAAATTGGGCCTGGAGCATGTCACTGCAATTCTGACACTGCCCCagcctgccacaaaaaaaaaaaagaaaacacatgatGACATTGCTAGGTATGGCTGGCTACTGTAGAGCTTGGATTCCAGATTACGCTGCAGTAACTCAGCCCCTAGCTGACTTGATACATGGCCATAAGATGACTATGAAAGACACAATTGACTGGACTCCTGACGGACTAACTGCCCTCAAAAAACTTAAACAACTCTTGTCCTCTCCGCCCTGTCTTGGGTTACCCGATCACTCTAAAccttttaacctgtttgtttgtaaaaAGGGAGGATTCATGTCGGCAGTACTGACACAAGAGCATGGGGGAAAACAACGTCCTGTGGCTTTTTACTCTAAGCGCCTTGATAACGTAGCCCGAGGGCTAGTCTGTTGCTTGAGAGCGGTGGCCGCCGCCACTGAAGCTGTGCTGGCTAGTGCTGACCTAGTTGCAATGTGCCCTCTAACTGTACATGTTCCTCATGCAGTACATGCTCTCATTTCACAGGCCAAGACAGCACATCTGACTCCAGCTCGTCTATTACATTACCAGAATGTATTAATGACCATGTCACATGTTGTGGTAAAACGCTGTACTGTGCTTAACCCTTCTACACTTCTTCCTACAGAAGCCGAGAGCCTCACGATGGAG
The Acipenser ruthenus chromosome 18, fAciRut3.2 maternal haplotype, whole genome shotgun sequence DNA segment above includes these coding regions:
- the LOC117419580 gene encoding vesicle transport through interaction with t-SNAREs homolog 1B-like isoform X2, which codes for MSSEEFEKLHEMYKHIYNDIKSMPEIAAKCRGEEKKRVVREFDEKSGEAEEVLKGMDEELLLAPSSFRNPMSTTMRIYRRDLGKLQRDMKSTDLGLGFGARGESKYGAYTAENEHSTQLQSQRALILQGTESLSRATQSIERSHRIAAETDQIGTDIIEELGEQREQLDRTRDRLIHTGENLSRSRRILRSMSRR
- the LOC117419580 gene encoding vesicle transport through interaction with t-SNAREs homolog 1B-like isoform X1; protein product: MSSEEFEKLHEMYKHIYNDIKSMPEIAAKCRGEEKKRVVREFDEKSGEAEEVLKGMDEELLLAPSSFRNPMSTTMRIYRRDLGKLQRDMKSTDLGLGFGARGESKYGAYTAENEHSTQLQSQRALILQGTESLSRATQSIERSHRIAAETDQIGTDIIEELGEQREQLDRTRDRLIHTGENLSRSRRILRSMSRRLMTNKLLLSVIIIMELAILGAVVYLKFFRK